The following proteins are encoded in a genomic region of Galbibacter sp. BG1:
- a CDS encoding Pycsar system effector family protein, with amino-acid sequence MSDIIEKAKTYVSDLLNTKLDKNYLYHNLRHTQRVVKSATVLAENLNISQNEREILFLATWFHDTGYTVTGEDHEQESCKIATSFLKEHGYEAADIEKVCQTIMATKMGVEPTNLLEEIIKDADSSHLAKESFVNTSEMLRQELNERKVAHYDITEWRKLNIKLLSTQHRYYTSYAQNEWSFGKDSNLQSLLKKEEKVERRAKKEKLKVKLKSESPSRGVQTLYRTALRNHMKLSDIADAKANILLSVNAIIISLALANLIPKLDSLSNQHLIIPSLVLVVFSVISIIFAILSTKPNVSGGEFTQKDLESRKVNLLFFGNFYKMPLETYEDAMEEVLEDTDLIYGQLTKDLYYLGVVLARKYRLLRITYTVFMIGMISSVLTFIFAFTAL; translated from the coding sequence ATGTCTGATATCATTGAAAAAGCAAAAACGTATGTTTCTGATTTATTAAATACTAAGTTAGACAAAAACTATCTATATCATAATCTTCGCCATACCCAAAGAGTTGTTAAAAGTGCTACGGTTTTGGCGGAAAATCTTAATATTTCCCAAAATGAACGGGAAATCCTTTTTTTGGCGACTTGGTTTCATGATACAGGCTATACCGTAACCGGGGAAGACCACGAGCAGGAAAGTTGCAAAATAGCTACTTCTTTTTTAAAAGAGCACGGTTATGAAGCAGCTGATATAGAAAAAGTGTGCCAAACCATTATGGCCACCAAAATGGGGGTTGAACCTACCAACCTACTCGAAGAAATTATAAAAGATGCCGATAGTTCCCACTTGGCAAAAGAAAGTTTTGTAAATACTTCTGAAATGCTGCGCCAAGAGCTCAATGAACGCAAAGTGGCACATTACGATATTACAGAATGGCGAAAGCTCAATATTAAATTATTGAGTACTCAACATCGTTATTACACTTCTTATGCCCAGAATGAATGGAGTTTTGGAAAAGACAGTAATTTGCAAAGCCTGCTTAAAAAGGAAGAGAAAGTAGAGCGGCGCGCCAAAAAGGAAAAATTAAAAGTAAAACTGAAGTCAGAAAGCCCTTCTAGGGGTGTTCAAACCTTGTATAGAACTGCTTTAAGAAACCATATGAAGTTAAGTGATATTGCTGATGCCAAAGCAAATATTTTACTTTCCGTAAACGCTATAATCATTTCATTGGCACTGGCCAACCTAATTCCCAAACTGGACAGTCTATCCAATCAACATTTAATAATCCCCAGTTTGGTATTGGTTGTTTTTAGCGTTATTTCTATCATATTTGCTATTTTATCTACCAAACCCAATGTTTCGGGCGGGGAATTCACACAAAAAGACCTAGAGTCCAGAAAAGTGAACCTGCTGTTCTTCGGGAATTTCTATAAAATGCCCCTAGAAACTTATGAAGATGCCATGGAGGAAGTTTTAGAAGATACCGATTTAATTTATGGCCAACTTACCAAAGACCTTTATTATCTTGGTGTGGTTTTGGCCAGAAAGTACCGACTTTTAAGGATAACCTATACTGTTTTTATGATTGGGATGATTAGTTCTGTTCTTACCTTTATATTCGCTTTTACAGCTCTTTAG
- a CDS encoding metallophosphoesterase family protein, producing MSTRKRFNKAYQHAKVVEFDDNSKFILFSDCHRGDNSFADDFANNRNTYFHALKQYYKAGFSYIELGDGNELWENLHFHSIFDSHKNIFFLLKEFYEQDRLHLIFGNHDMVYENPALVKKHYETVLDANSGLRVPFMPNLEYHEALILKHKHSNQEIFMAHGHQADWWNYNFWKLNRFLVRLIWRQFQVVGISDPTSPAKNNTELIKVERRTKKWIAERNNLFTITGHTHRPRFPEPGDLPYFNDGSCVHPRSITGLEIENGAISLVKWYIDTTENGVLQVVRSVLEGPQLLKNYIT from the coding sequence ATGTCTACTCGTAAACGGTTTAATAAGGCCTATCAACATGCAAAAGTCGTAGAATTCGACGATAATTCTAAGTTTATACTTTTTAGCGATTGTCATCGTGGCGATAACAGTTTTGCCGATGATTTTGCCAATAACCGAAATACGTACTTTCACGCTTTGAAACAATATTACAAAGCTGGCTTTTCGTATATTGAATTAGGCGACGGTAACGAGTTGTGGGAAAATTTGCACTTCCATAGTATTTTCGATTCCCATAAAAATATATTTTTCCTCTTGAAGGAGTTTTACGAGCAGGACCGATTGCACTTAATCTTCGGCAATCATGATATGGTTTACGAAAATCCAGCATTGGTAAAAAAGCACTACGAAACTGTTTTAGATGCCAATAGTGGCCTTCGAGTTCCTTTCATGCCGAATTTAGAATATCACGAAGCTTTAATTTTAAAACATAAGCATAGCAATCAGGAAATTTTTATGGCTCACGGGCATCAAGCCGATTGGTGGAACTATAACTTTTGGAAACTCAATCGTTTTTTGGTTCGGTTAATTTGGAGGCAATTTCAAGTCGTTGGAATTTCAGACCCCACCAGTCCAGCAAAAAATAATACTGAACTTATTAAAGTAGAACGCCGGACCAAAAAATGGATAGCCGAAAGGAACAATTTATTTACCATTACCGGTCATACGCATCGCCCGAGATTTCCAGAACCTGGGGATCTTCCTTATTTTAATGATGGCAGTTGTGTGCACCCAAGGAGCATTACCGGTCTTGAAATAGAAAATGGAGCTATTTCTTTGGTGAAATGGTATATAGATACCACTGAAAATGGCGTTTTACAGGTGGTAAGGAGTGTTTTGGAAGGGCCTCAACTGCTTAAAAATTATATTACTTAA
- a CDS encoding GAF domain-containing protein codes for MKYEATESPLSIQVSFKKLIEHYRAEEKKDDSLLSNRAKEILAVVKEHPELESGIEDLSKLDNFQNEIAILTQDVFPPMLSSNEIKTIGIPFDDRIFRASNRFKNIIKRAGEDYDSSIRNIPEDQMYILQCTVILSFYYNVDVEYKKPLYYDIPDENGILRHYRIMYNADFMELSPTDKAKDLTQDDIDELLDGFDDIKLWKQKFPPNSWVAKGFVISNLFDVTMDNSISDLKTTLLEQSSHDNVLLHKFEDIFRSIFGIKNLQTGFSSYDDDANSLEKLTKNMPSFLLHEKSDDNCGNLLCEHSYEVLLKDKHHFAISDIDKYNKISKGQAPYGTLATQGFKSAILVPVAHEGNLLGILELVSFNKHELNSINANKLHEVMPYITAAVVRNKTENKNTIEAVIQNECTSIHDSVKWKFVKEAKKFLREKNKGNMVSFGDITFKDVYPLYGQIDIRNSSDARNEATQRDLYTQLQLVDKIFKVAVENGNMPIYEEYSFRVNSYLEEVEKDFQTSTEQNIVDFLFEEIHPALEQVKTLNENLEQLVIAYRKQLNDTTGMIYDCRNDYDQTVTVINKRMAKIIDEKQLEAQKMFPHFFERYKTDGVEHTMYIGKSISNVKPYSDVYLQNLKLWQLETMCYMENAYYNLKPDLKIPLDVSSLILVHNTPLSIKFRMDEKHFDVDGTYNARYEIIKKRIDKAFIKDTEDRITQPGHITIIYSQKKDEEEYLRYVKLLQAKGVLNEDLKIHEVEDLQGVSGLKAITVGILYKYDDNKSLLTYDDLMKELSKEL; via the coding sequence ATGAAGTACGAAGCTACAGAGTCGCCCTTATCGATACAAGTGAGTTTTAAAAAACTCATTGAGCATTACAGAGCTGAAGAGAAAAAGGATGATAGTTTGCTCTCTAACAGGGCGAAAGAAATTCTTGCGGTTGTAAAAGAACATCCAGAGCTCGAATCGGGCATTGAGGATTTATCTAAATTGGATAATTTCCAAAATGAAATAGCGATTCTAACTCAAGATGTTTTTCCTCCCATGCTATCTTCCAATGAAATAAAGACGATTGGAATACCTTTTGACGACCGAATTTTTAGAGCTTCAAATAGATTTAAAAACATTATTAAAAGAGCTGGGGAAGACTACGACTCCAGCATTCGAAATATTCCTGAAGATCAAATGTACATCCTTCAATGTACAGTAATTCTGTCTTTCTACTATAATGTGGATGTGGAATATAAAAAACCTTTGTATTATGATATTCCAGATGAAAATGGCATTCTTAGACACTACAGAATCATGTACAATGCCGATTTCATGGAATTATCCCCTACCGATAAAGCAAAAGACCTTACCCAAGACGATATCGATGAATTACTGGACGGTTTTGACGACATTAAACTCTGGAAACAAAAATTCCCACCAAATAGTTGGGTCGCTAAAGGGTTTGTTATTTCCAACCTGTTTGATGTAACTATGGACAATTCCATATCCGACCTTAAAACAACCCTTTTGGAGCAATCGTCCCACGATAATGTGCTGCTCCATAAGTTTGAGGATATCTTTCGATCTATCTTCGGAATAAAAAATTTACAAACAGGGTTTTCCAGCTATGATGATGACGCCAACAGCTTGGAAAAGCTTACCAAAAACATGCCCAGCTTTTTACTTCACGAAAAATCTGATGACAACTGCGGTAATTTATTGTGCGAGCATTCTTATGAGGTTTTATTGAAAGACAAACACCATTTTGCAATTTCGGATATTGACAAATACAACAAAATTAGTAAAGGGCAAGCACCTTACGGTACCTTGGCCACACAGGGATTTAAAAGTGCCATTTTAGTTCCCGTAGCCCACGAAGGTAATTTATTGGGTATTTTAGAACTGGTTTCCTTTAACAAACATGAGCTAAACAGTATCAATGCCAATAAGCTGCATGAAGTAATGCCCTACATTACGGCTGCAGTAGTTAGAAATAAAACGGAAAACAAAAATACCATAGAGGCGGTAATTCAAAATGAATGTACCTCCATTCACGACAGCGTAAAATGGAAGTTTGTAAAAGAAGCCAAAAAATTCTTACGTGAAAAAAACAAAGGTAATATGGTTTCTTTTGGAGACATTACTTTTAAGGATGTGTATCCGCTTTATGGACAAATAGATATTAGAAATTCTTCGGATGCTAGAAACGAGGCTACCCAAAGAGATTTATACACCCAGTTGCAATTGGTCGATAAGATTTTTAAAGTGGCCGTTGAAAATGGAAATATGCCCATTTATGAAGAATACAGCTTTAGAGTGAACAGCTATTTAGAGGAAGTTGAAAAGGATTTCCAGACCAGTACCGAGCAAAATATTGTCGATTTTTTATTTGAAGAAATCCATCCTGCTCTAGAACAGGTTAAAACCCTAAATGAAAATCTGGAGCAGTTGGTAATTGCCTACAGAAAACAGTTGAACGACACTACAGGAATGATCTACGATTGTAGAAATGACTACGATCAAACAGTGACCGTTATCAATAAAAGAATGGCAAAAATTATTGATGAAAAACAACTGGAAGCCCAAAAGATGTTCCCTCATTTCTTCGAACGTTATAAAACCGATGGTGTGGAACACACCATGTATATTGGCAAATCTATCTCCAATGTTAAACCATATAGTGATGTTTACCTTCAAAATTTAAAGCTTTGGCAACTGGAAACCATGTGCTACATGGAAAATGCATATTATAATTTAAAACCAGATTTAAAAATACCCCTTGATGTAAGTTCGCTTATTTTGGTGCATAACACTCCCCTTTCCATTAAATTTAGAATGGACGAAAAGCATTTCGATGTGGACGGAACTTACAATGCCCGTTATGAAATTATAAAAAAACGAATAGATAAAGCTTTTATTAAGGATACTGAAGACCGTATAACCCAGCCTGGGCATATTACTATTATCTATTCCCAAAAAAAGGATGAGGAGGAATATTTAAGATACGTAAAGCTGCTACAAGCCAAAGGAGTGCTTAATGAGGATTTAAAAATACATGAAGTGGAAGACCTTCAAGGGGTAAGCGGTCTAAAAGCGATAACCGTTGGCATATTATACAAATACGACGATAATAAAAGCTTGCTTACCTACGACGATCTTATGAAAGAGCTATCTAAAGAGCTGTAA
- a CDS encoding DUF3050 domain-containing protein: MIERVIHAIREERELLLQHELYAKIQAPEHLQIFLQHHVYAVWDFMSLLKALQNKLTCTTLPWKPVGNPKTRYLINEIVLGEETDVDKNGNYLSHYEMYLEAMTACGATTETIENFVGEVKSLEGVFEILSKCELPQSVKEFLEFSFNLIAEGKPHKIAAAFTFGREDLIPDMFTAILKNMQKDFPNMKLDKLIYYFERHIEVDGDTHGPLAHKMIEELAGSDAEKWKEVEMVAKQALEVRIGLWNGIEKEIERTVAI; this comes from the coding sequence ATGATAGAAAGAGTAATACACGCTATAAGGGAAGAACGCGAATTGTTATTGCAACATGAGCTATACGCTAAAATACAAGCTCCCGAACATTTACAGATTTTCCTTCAGCACCATGTATACGCAGTTTGGGATTTTATGTCCCTTTTAAAAGCATTGCAGAATAAACTTACCTGTACCACACTGCCCTGGAAACCGGTAGGCAATCCAAAAACGAGATATTTAATAAACGAAATAGTTTTGGGGGAAGAAACCGATGTGGATAAAAATGGAAATTATCTTAGCCACTACGAAATGTACCTAGAGGCCATGACAGCCTGCGGAGCCACTACAGAAACAATTGAAAATTTTGTAGGGGAGGTAAAAAGCTTGGAAGGGGTTTTTGAAATCTTGTCCAAGTGCGAGCTACCACAAAGCGTAAAGGAATTCTTGGAATTCAGTTTTAATTTAATTGCTGAAGGAAAGCCCCACAAAATAGCGGCAGCTTTTACTTTTGGGCGTGAAGATCTTATTCCAGATATGTTTACTGCCATTTTGAAAAATATGCAGAAAGACTTTCCAAATATGAAGCTCGATAAGCTGATTTATTATTTTGAACGGCATATTGAGGTAGATGGAGATACCCACGGCCCACTTGCCCATAAAATGATTGAAGAGTTGGCAGGGAGCGACGCTGAAAAATGGAAGGAAGTTGAAATGGTTGCAAAACAGGCGTTAGAAGTAAGAATAGGTTTATGGAACGGGATTGAAAAAGAAATCGAGCGCACCGTTGCCATATAA